A portion of the Salminus brasiliensis chromosome 9, fSalBra1.hap2, whole genome shotgun sequence genome contains these proteins:
- the colec12 gene encoding collectin-12 isoform X1, translating to MKDDFNDEEEVQSFGYKRFGIQEGNECTKCKNDWALRAAIALLYVLCALLTIAVAVLGYKVVQKMDNVTEGMENYGGKIMAVETDLKKLNDQTGEKSENATSELLSFKAEIQTLQNQLNDIALTASSNRAALDELRLAGEDMQSGHISLRDLLESNANTIRNVNRTLNAYSNLIGGLKTDTERLQSELQAQTREQSHSVHSLNALNFTQSQQRNVIGSLQRSVEDASQAVQKLKNDYQSLQQMARQTKADADWLREKVQNLQALAANNTAMTRSNSDTIEDVASQLSSLSEQVQNASAVTEGHDQNLRELMDQQRDHDNSTSGKFDALEARLDQNEEHMDRITGNVSFATQLLGAISSDLNGLRGCAETVTRHTDLLLALNSSVLEAKADGSELKAQQDELATRLDKEVTSLSIVMEEMKLVDSKHSQLITNFTILQGPPGPRGPRGDRGPSGPAGKAGDKGESGERGPPGVPGPKGDKGLHGIPGVPGSKGPPGPRGSTGSKGSRGSGGRAGPPGERGDPGLPGLAGRDGQPGPQGPQGPQGLRGLVGPPGPQGPPGLVGPIGPPGPPGPPGPLTGPPTEVSKPVPPVLPQSSASRQVQEPAPTSTPGCPPQWKSYRDKCYYLSTPSERLNFEETKEMCKNKTSSMLIISDEDEQLWIRKQIAGKGYFWLGLTDIVEENTWRWVDGSLPTFTKWKPGQPDNWSHGHEEGEDCAGLIHEANWNDFFCTDRIGFICERTNERHAPVL from the exons GCATCCAGGAGGGGAACGAATGCACCAAATGTAAGAATGACTGGGCGCTGAGAGCAGCCATCGCTCTCCTGTACGTCCTGTGTGCTTTGCTCACTATAGCCGTGGCTGTCTTAGGATACAAAG TGGTTCAGAAGATGGACAATGTAACTGAGGGGATGGAGAACTACGGAGGTAAAATCATGGCCGTAGAGACAGACCTAAAAAAGCTGA ATGACCAGACAGGAGAGAAGTCAGAGAACGCCACGAGTGAACTCCTGTCTTTCAAGGCCGAAATCCAGACTTTGCAGAACCAGCTGAACGACATCGCCCTGACCGCGTCTAGCAACAGGGCGGCTCTGGATGAGCTGCGGCTGGCGGGAGAGGACATGCAGAGCGGCCACATTTCCCTGAGGGACCTTCTGGAGAGCAATGCCAACACCATCCGCAATGTTAACCGCACCCTGAACGCGTACAGTAATCTGATTGGCGGGCTGAAGACAGACACCGAGCGCCTCCAGTCTGAACTTCAAGCGCAGACGAGGGAGCAGAGCCATTCTGTCCACAGCCTGAATGCCCTCAATTTCACCCAGAGCCAGCAGAGGAACGTCATTGGCTCGCTCCAGAGGTCAGTGGAGGATGCCAGCCAGGCTGTGCAGAAGCTGAAGAACGACTACCAGAGCCTGCAACAAATGGCCAGGCAGACCAAGGCGGATGCCGACTGGCTCAGGGAGAAGGTGCAGAACCTCCAGGCCCTGGCGGCCAACAACACCGCCATGACCCGTTCCAACAGCGATACTATCGAAGACGTAGCCTCTCAGCTCAGCTCGCTGTCTGAACAGGTCCAGAATGCCTCGGCTGTCACTGAAGGTCATGACCAGAACCTACGCGAGCTCATGGACCAGCAGAGAGACCACGACAACTCCACCTCGGGCAAGTTTGATGCTCTGGAGGCTCGCCTGGACCAGAACGAGGAACACATGGACCGCATCACAGGCAATGTCAGCTTTGCCACGCAGCTGCTGGGAGCCATCAGCAGCGACCTGAACGGCCTCCGTGGCTGCGCCGAGACGGTTACTAGACATACGGACCTGCTGCTGGCACTCAACAGCAGTGTCCTGGAAGCCAAGGCTGATGGTAGCGAACTCAAAGCCCAGCAGGATGAACTTGCCACCAGGCTTGATAAGGAAGTGACCAGCCTTTCTATCGTGATGGAGGAGATGAAACTGGTGGACAGCAAACATTCACAACTCATCACCAACTTTACGATCCTTCAAG GCCCACCAGGTCCCAGAGGCCCAAGGGGGGATAGGGGACCCTCAGGGCCTGCAGGAAAAGCAGGTGATAAAGGCGAATCTGGAGAAAGAGGTCCACCCGGGGTGCCAGGACCAAAAGGAGACAAAGGGCTGCATGGAATCCCAGGAGTCCCTGGCTCCAAAGGTCCACCTGGACCAAGGGGAAGTACTGGGTCAAAGGGCTCCAGAGGATCAGGGGGTAGGGCTGGGCCTCCAGGGGAGAGGGGCGACCCTGGTTTACCTGGGCTTGCTGGCAGAGATGGTCAGCCAGGCCCTCAGGGGCCTCAGGGGCCACAAGGACTCAGAGGGCTGGTAGGACCTCCAGGTCCACAGGGACCTCCTGGCCTTGTGGGCCCCATTGGTCCACCTGGACCACCTGGACCACCTGGCCCACTGACTGGACCTCCAACTGAAGTGTCCAAACCTGTGCCTCCTGTTTTACCACAAAGCTCAGCATCACGCCAAGTGCAAGAGCCTGCGCCCACCAGCACACCAG GATGTCCCCCTCAGTGGAAGAGCTATCGAGACAAATGCTACTACCTCTCAACTCCATCAGAGAGACTGAATTTTGAGGAAACCAAAGAAATGTGCAAAAATAAGACCTCTTCTATGCTCATCATCAGTGATGAGGATGAACAG ctctGGATACGGAAGCAAATTGCAGGAAAGGGTTACTTTTGGCTGGGTCTTACAGATATCGTAGAGGAAAACACCTGGAGATGGGTCGATGGAAGCCTTCCCACTTTTAC GAAGTGGAAACCAGGCCAGCCCGATAACTGGAGCCACGGCCACGAAGAGGGCGAGGACTGCGCAGGCCTGATCCATGAGGCCAACTGGAACGACTTCTTCTGCACAGATCGCATCGGGTTCATTTGTGAACGTACGAACGAGA GACACGCTCCAGTTTTATAG
- the colec12 gene encoding collectin-12 isoform X2 yields MKDDFNDEEEVQSFGYKRFGIQEGNECTKCKNDWALRAAIALLYVLCALLTIAVAVLGYKVVQKMDNVTEGMENYGGKIMAVETDLKKLNDQTGEKSENATSELLSFKAEIQTLQNQLNDIALTASSNRAALDELRLAGEDMQSGHISLRDLLESNANTIRNVNRTLNAYSNLIGGLKTDTERLQSELQAQTREQSHSVHSLNALNFTQSQQRNVIGSLQRSVEDASQAVQKLKNDYQSLQQMARQTKADADWLREKVQNLQALAANNTAMTRSNSDTIEDVASQLSSLSEQVQNASAVTEGHDQNLRELMDQQRDHDNSTSGKFDALEARLDQNEEHMDRITGNVSFATQLLGAISSDLNGLRGCAETVTRHTDLLLALNSSVLEAKADGSELKAQQDELATRLDKEVTSLSIVMEEMKLVDSKHSQLITNFTILQGPPGPRGPRGDRGPSGPAGKAGDKGESGERGPPGVPGPKGDKGLHGIPGVPGSKGPPGPRGSTGSKGSRGSGGRAGPPGERGDPGLPGLAGRDGQPGPQGPQGPQGLRGLVGPPGPQGPPGLVGPIGPPGPPGPPGPLTGPPTEVSKPVPPVLPQSSASRQVQEPAPTSTPGCPPQWKSYRDKCYYLSTPSERLNFEETKEMCKNKTSSMLIISDEDEQLWIRKQIAGKGYFWLGLTDIVEENTWRWVDGSLPTFTKWKPGQPDNWSHGHEEGEDCAGNRREDRAQTHLLAVLDHILPAMPLFTSNPFDQDVEKATSEMNTAEDWGLILDICDKIGQSRTGPKECLRSIMRRVNHKDPHVAMQALTLLGACVSNCGKIFHLEVCSREFASEVSNVLNKGHPKVCEKLKALMVEWAEDFRNDPQLSLISAMIKNLREQGVTFPAVGSQAAEQAKASPALVAKDPATSTNKKEEEDLAKAIELSLKEQRLQPQTSLSGLYPSANSLLTSHKPEGRKVRAIYDFEAAEDNELTFKSGEIITILDDSDPNWWKGETYQGVGLFPSNFVTADLTAEPEMMKTEKKTVQFSEDIKVETIEPEPEPVYIDEEKMDQLLQMIQSADPTDNQSDSCELLQLEGACNQMGPLIDQKLEDIDRKHSELSELNVKVMEALSLYAKLMNEDPVYAMYAKLQSQQYYMQQPNASQQQVYPGQVASGQYAMPGAGVQGYSVPVEQLPSMNQAPTAMSGQPAPSDVHMYMGQPPVYSAAPGGMPPADVQAYQNAASGPAGMAHAPNYSAPATQSLTNPTDTQQNPYPEKALL; encoded by the exons GCATCCAGGAGGGGAACGAATGCACCAAATGTAAGAATGACTGGGCGCTGAGAGCAGCCATCGCTCTCCTGTACGTCCTGTGTGCTTTGCTCACTATAGCCGTGGCTGTCTTAGGATACAAAG TGGTTCAGAAGATGGACAATGTAACTGAGGGGATGGAGAACTACGGAGGTAAAATCATGGCCGTAGAGACAGACCTAAAAAAGCTGA ATGACCAGACAGGAGAGAAGTCAGAGAACGCCACGAGTGAACTCCTGTCTTTCAAGGCCGAAATCCAGACTTTGCAGAACCAGCTGAACGACATCGCCCTGACCGCGTCTAGCAACAGGGCGGCTCTGGATGAGCTGCGGCTGGCGGGAGAGGACATGCAGAGCGGCCACATTTCCCTGAGGGACCTTCTGGAGAGCAATGCCAACACCATCCGCAATGTTAACCGCACCCTGAACGCGTACAGTAATCTGATTGGCGGGCTGAAGACAGACACCGAGCGCCTCCAGTCTGAACTTCAAGCGCAGACGAGGGAGCAGAGCCATTCTGTCCACAGCCTGAATGCCCTCAATTTCACCCAGAGCCAGCAGAGGAACGTCATTGGCTCGCTCCAGAGGTCAGTGGAGGATGCCAGCCAGGCTGTGCAGAAGCTGAAGAACGACTACCAGAGCCTGCAACAAATGGCCAGGCAGACCAAGGCGGATGCCGACTGGCTCAGGGAGAAGGTGCAGAACCTCCAGGCCCTGGCGGCCAACAACACCGCCATGACCCGTTCCAACAGCGATACTATCGAAGACGTAGCCTCTCAGCTCAGCTCGCTGTCTGAACAGGTCCAGAATGCCTCGGCTGTCACTGAAGGTCATGACCAGAACCTACGCGAGCTCATGGACCAGCAGAGAGACCACGACAACTCCACCTCGGGCAAGTTTGATGCTCTGGAGGCTCGCCTGGACCAGAACGAGGAACACATGGACCGCATCACAGGCAATGTCAGCTTTGCCACGCAGCTGCTGGGAGCCATCAGCAGCGACCTGAACGGCCTCCGTGGCTGCGCCGAGACGGTTACTAGACATACGGACCTGCTGCTGGCACTCAACAGCAGTGTCCTGGAAGCCAAGGCTGATGGTAGCGAACTCAAAGCCCAGCAGGATGAACTTGCCACCAGGCTTGATAAGGAAGTGACCAGCCTTTCTATCGTGATGGAGGAGATGAAACTGGTGGACAGCAAACATTCACAACTCATCACCAACTTTACGATCCTTCAAG GCCCACCAGGTCCCAGAGGCCCAAGGGGGGATAGGGGACCCTCAGGGCCTGCAGGAAAAGCAGGTGATAAAGGCGAATCTGGAGAAAGAGGTCCACCCGGGGTGCCAGGACCAAAAGGAGACAAAGGGCTGCATGGAATCCCAGGAGTCCCTGGCTCCAAAGGTCCACCTGGACCAAGGGGAAGTACTGGGTCAAAGGGCTCCAGAGGATCAGGGGGTAGGGCTGGGCCTCCAGGGGAGAGGGGCGACCCTGGTTTACCTGGGCTTGCTGGCAGAGATGGTCAGCCAGGCCCTCAGGGGCCTCAGGGGCCACAAGGACTCAGAGGGCTGGTAGGACCTCCAGGTCCACAGGGACCTCCTGGCCTTGTGGGCCCCATTGGTCCACCTGGACCACCTGGACCACCTGGCCCACTGACTGGACCTCCAACTGAAGTGTCCAAACCTGTGCCTCCTGTTTTACCACAAAGCTCAGCATCACGCCAAGTGCAAGAGCCTGCGCCCACCAGCACACCAG GATGTCCCCCTCAGTGGAAGAGCTATCGAGACAAATGCTACTACCTCTCAACTCCATCAGAGAGACTGAATTTTGAGGAAACCAAAGAAATGTGCAAAAATAAGACCTCTTCTATGCTCATCATCAGTGATGAGGATGAACAG ctctGGATACGGAAGCAAATTGCAGGAAAGGGTTACTTTTGGCTGGGTCTTACAGATATCGTAGAGGAAAACACCTGGAGATGGGTCGATGGAAGCCTTCCCACTTTTAC GAAGTGGAAACCAGGCCAGCCCGATAACTGGAGCCACGGCCACGAAGAGGGCGAGGACTGCGCAG gaaacAGAAGAGAGGACCGAGCTCAGACACATCTTCTTGCTGTTCTCGACCACATCCTTCCGGCAATGCCTCTTTTCACGTCCAATCCTTTTGATCAGGATGTTG AGAAAGCGACCAGTGAGATGAACACAGCTGAGGACTGGGGCCTTATACTGGACATATGCGATAAGATCGGACAGTCGCGGACTGG GCCTAAAGAATGCCTCCGCTCTATAATGAGGAGAGTTAACCACAAGGATCCCCATGTAGCCATGCAGGCACTGACA TTATTAGGTGCTTGCGTGTCGAACTGTGGAAAGATCTTCCACCTGGAAGTGTGCTCCCGAGAGTTTGCCAGTGAAGTCAGCAATGTCTTAAATAAG GGTCACCCGAAGGTGTGCGAGAAGCTTAAGGCTCTAATGGTGGAGTGGGCGGAGGACTTCCGGAACGACCCCCAGCTCAGCCTCATCTCTGCTATGATCAAAAACCTACGAGAGCAGGGTGTCACCTTCCCGGCTGTTGGTTCCCAG GCAGCAGAACAAGCTAAAGCAAGCCCTGCATTAGTGGCCAAAGACCCAGCAACATCCACAAAcaagaaagaggaagaggaccTGGCCAAAG CGATCGAGCTGTCTTTGAAGGAGCAGCGGCTGCAGCCCCAGACCTCTCTCTCGGGACTGTACCCCAGCGCTAACAGTCTCCTCACTTCACACAAGCCTGAGGGCAGGAAAGTCCGGGCCATCTATGATTTTGAGGCAGCAGAGGACAACGAACTCACTTTCAAATCTGGAGAAATCATCACCATCCTGGATGACAG CGACCCGAACTGGTGGAAGGGTGAGACGTATCAGGGCGTGGGCCTCTTTCCATCAAACTTTGTGACCGCAGACTTGACGGCAGAGCCAGAGATGA TGAAAACCGAGAAGAAGACAGTGCAGTTCAGTGAGGATATCAAGGTGGAGACTATTGAACCGGAGCCTGAGCCTGTTTACATAGATGAG GAAAAAATGGACCAGCTGCTACAGATGATCCAGAGCGCAGATCCAACAGACAACCAGTCCGATAGCTGTGAGCTGCTCCAGCTGGAAG GTGCCTGTAACCAAATGGGTCCACTCATTGATCAGAAGCTGGAAGACATTGACAG AAAGCACTCAGAGCTGTCTGAGCTCAACGTGAAGGTTATGGAGGCTCTCTCGTTGTATGCCAAGCTGATGAACGAAGACCCCGTGTACGCCATGTATGCCAAGCTGCAGAGCCAGCAGTACTACATGCAGCAGCCCAATGCCTCCCAGCAG CAGGTGTATCCCGGCCAGGTGGCTTCAGGGCAGTATGCGATGCCTGGCGCTGGTGTGCAGGGTTACAGCGTGCCTGTGGAGCAGCTTCCTTCCATGAACCAGGCGCCCACTGCCATGTCGGGCCAGCCAGCCCCAAG CGATGTTCACATGTACATGGGCCAGCCTCCAGTGTACAGCGCCGCTCCGGGTGGCATGCCTCCCGCAGATGTGCAGGCTTACCAGAACGCAGCCAGCGGGCCGGCAGGCATGGCCCACGCACCCAACTACAGTGCTCCCGCCACCCAGAGCCTAACTAACCCCACAGACACCCAACAGAACCCTTACCCGGAGAAAGCCCTGTTATAG